In Janibacter cremeus, a genomic segment contains:
- the gmk gene encoding guanylate kinase: MTSRLTVLAGPTAVGKGTVAAWIREHHPEVWLSVSATTRPPRPGEVDGVHYHFMSGEDFADKVGEGEMLEWAVVHGRASYGTPRGPVDRALAEGKLPLLEIDLQGARQVRASMPDARFVFLAPPSWDELVGRLEGRGTETAQERAVRLDTAKVELAAQHEFDHVVVNDDIRRAAEELVSLMRSH; this comes from the coding sequence ATGACGTCGCGTCTGACCGTCCTCGCGGGCCCGACCGCCGTCGGCAAGGGAACCGTTGCCGCCTGGATCCGTGAGCACCACCCCGAGGTGTGGCTCTCGGTTTCGGCCACCACGCGACCGCCGCGCCCCGGCGAGGTCGACGGGGTGCACTACCACTTCATGTCCGGTGAGGACTTCGCTGACAAGGTCGGCGAGGGTGAGATGCTCGAGTGGGCCGTCGTCCACGGCCGCGCCTCCTACGGCACGCCGCGGGGTCCTGTGGACCGCGCGCTGGCCGAGGGCAAGCTCCCCCTGCTCGAGATCGACCTGCAGGGAGCGCGTCAGGTACGCGCCTCGATGCCGGACGCTCGTTTCGTCTTCCTCGCCCCGCCGTCGTGGGACGAGCTCGTCGGCCGGCTCGAGGGCCGTGGGACCGAGACGGCGCAGGAGAGGGCCGTCCGGTTGGACACCGCGAAGGTCGAGCTGGCGGCCCAGCACGAGTTCGATCACGTCGTCGTCAACGACGACATTCGTCGTGCCGCCGAGGAACTCGTATCATTGATGAGATCCCACTGA
- the pyrF gene encoding orotidine-5'-phosphate decarboxylase — MTTDRVPFGLRLQVAMAEHGPLCAGIDPHRGLLESWGLSYDLAGLERFTMTCVEAFGGSVAAVKPQSAFFEVFGAKGVAVLERALAELRAAGTLTVLDVKRGDIGTTVDAYGEAFLGQDAPTAADAITLSPYLGYGSLRPAIDLAHATGRGVFVLALTSNPEGAQVQHARLADGRSVAGAVADGAAQDNADERANGRLGSVGLVVGATVGSAVSDLGVDLPAMAGPILAPGLGAQGATAQDVRAVFAGALPQVLASSSRDVLRAGPDVTTLRERARAVAGEVADITGV, encoded by the coding sequence ATGACCACCGACCGCGTCCCCTTCGGCCTGCGTCTGCAGGTCGCGATGGCCGAGCACGGCCCGCTCTGCGCGGGGATCGACCCGCACCGCGGGCTCCTGGAGTCCTGGGGACTGTCCTACGACCTCGCGGGTCTGGAGCGGTTCACCATGACCTGCGTCGAGGCCTTCGGGGGATCGGTTGCGGCCGTCAAGCCCCAGTCGGCCTTCTTCGAGGTCTTCGGGGCGAAGGGAGTGGCCGTCCTCGAGCGTGCCCTCGCCGAGCTGCGTGCGGCCGGCACGCTGACCGTCCTGGACGTCAAGCGTGGTGACATCGGCACCACCGTCGACGCCTACGGCGAGGCCTTCCTCGGCCAGGACGCGCCGACCGCCGCGGACGCGATCACGCTCAGCCCCTACCTGGGCTACGGCTCGCTGCGCCCGGCGATCGACCTCGCCCACGCCACCGGGCGCGGAGTCTTCGTCCTCGCACTGACGTCGAACCCTGAAGGGGCGCAGGTCCAGCACGCCCGCCTGGCGGACGGACGCTCGGTCGCGGGAGCCGTCGCAGACGGTGCGGCTCAGGACAACGCCGACGAGCGGGCCAACGGCCGGCTCGGGAGCGTCGGGCTCGTCGTCGGAGCCACCGTCGGCTCCGCAGTGTCCGACCTGGGCGTCGACCTGCCGGCCATGGCCGGCCCGATCCTCGCTCCGGGGCTGGGCGCCCAGGGCGCGACGGCCCAGGACGTGCGTGCGGTCTTCGCCGGAGCCCTCCCGCAGGTCCTCGCCAGCAGCAGCCGCGACGTCCTGCGCGCCGGCCCCGACGTGACCACGCTGCGGGAGCGTGCCCGAGCGGTCGCCGGCGAGGTCGCTGACATCACGGGGGTCTGA
- a CDS encoding dihydroorotate dehydrogenase, with the protein MSAPTHSVDMSVDIAGVRLPSPMMTASGCAANGRELNRFIDITTLGAFVTKSVKLDPVSGRGTPRMAETPSGMLNSIGLQGPGVSAFVEKDLAWLHSIGARVVVSIAGNTASEFARVARAIVRSRYADAVAAIEVNISCPNVANRGLVFACDPAGAHKVLTLVREEVPRGLPMLAKLSPDVTDIVGIAEVVLKAGAHGLTMINTTLGVAIDTDRLRPHLAAATGGLSGPAIRPMAVRAIWQVAGAMREGRIRTVPIVGVGGVRHGTDALELVAAGATAIQVGTAAFNDPSAPHRVGVELEQLVADRGFGRLADVVGIAHERFTA; encoded by the coding sequence ATGAGTGCGCCCACACACTCCGTCGACATGTCCGTGGACATCGCCGGCGTCCGCCTGCCCAGTCCCATGATGACCGCGAGTGGGTGCGCCGCCAACGGCCGCGAGTTGAACCGTTTCATCGACATCACCACGCTGGGTGCCTTCGTCACGAAGTCCGTCAAGCTCGACCCGGTGTCCGGGCGGGGCACCCCCCGCATGGCCGAGACCCCCTCGGGCATGCTCAACTCGATCGGCCTGCAGGGCCCGGGCGTGAGCGCCTTCGTCGAGAAGGACCTCGCGTGGTTGCACTCGATCGGCGCCCGGGTCGTCGTCTCCATCGCCGGCAACACCGCCTCGGAGTTCGCCCGCGTCGCCCGGGCGATCGTGCGCAGCCGGTACGCCGACGCCGTCGCGGCGATCGAGGTCAACATCTCCTGCCCCAACGTCGCCAACCGAGGACTGGTCTTCGCGTGTGACCCGGCGGGTGCCCACAAGGTGCTCACGCTCGTGCGCGAGGAGGTTCCGCGCGGCCTGCCGATGCTGGCGAAGCTCAGCCCGGACGTCACGGACATCGTGGGCATTGCGGAGGTCGTCCTGAAAGCCGGGGCACACGGTCTGACGATGATCAACACCACCCTGGGGGTGGCCATCGACACGGATCGACTCCGTCCCCACCTCGCTGCGGCGACCGGCGGTCTGTCCGGCCCCGCGATCCGCCCGATGGCCGTGCGGGCCATCTGGCAGGTGGCCGGTGCGATGCGCGAGGGCCGGATCAGGACGGTCCCCATCGTCGGCGTCGGGGGAGTGCGCCACGGCACGGACGCGCTGGAGCTCGTCGCGGCCGGTGCCACCGCCATCCAGGTCGGGACCGCGGCCTTCAACGACCCGAGCGCCCCGCACCGGGTCGGTGTCGAGCTGGAGCAGCTCGTCGCGGATCGGGGCTTCGGGCGGCTCGCCGACGTCGTCGGTATCGCCCACGAGAGGTTCACCGCATGA
- the carA gene encoding glutamine-hydrolyzing carbamoyl-phosphate synthase small subunit has protein sequence MITNSATQPALLVLEDGRTFSGSVYGAVGETVGEAVFTTGMTGYQETLTDPSYCGQVVVMTSPHIGNTGWNDEDDESDRVQVNGYVVRDPAIRPSSWRSRRTLEQALTEHGVVGIGGIDTRALTRHLRERGAMRVGIFSGAALADEATLLERVRSAPEMVGAALADRVSTRAPYVVEAKGEKRFTVAAIDLGIKTSTPASLAERGIEVHVLPATSTMDDVRAVAPDGLFFSNGPGDPATAGQQIELLTQALQEGLPYFGICFGNQLFGRALGFDTYKLRYGHRGINQPVMDRSTRKVEITAHNHGFAVKAPLDGATSTPFGTVTVSHVCLNDDVVEGLELRSAAGRLLAFSVQYHPEGSAGPRDAGYLFDRYVDLLETTSTTTTKENQA, from the coding sequence ATGATCACGAACTCAGCCACCCAGCCCGCACTCCTCGTCCTCGAGGACGGCCGCACCTTCTCCGGCAGCGTTTACGGCGCCGTCGGCGAGACGGTCGGCGAGGCCGTATTCACCACCGGCATGACCGGTTACCAGGAAACCCTCACCGATCCCAGCTACTGCGGCCAGGTGGTCGTCATGACCTCTCCGCACATCGGCAACACCGGGTGGAACGACGAGGACGACGAGTCCGACCGGGTCCAGGTCAACGGCTACGTCGTGCGTGACCCCGCGATCCGGCCGAGCAGCTGGCGCTCGCGCCGCACCCTCGAGCAGGCCCTGACCGAGCACGGTGTCGTGGGTATCGGCGGCATCGACACCCGCGCGCTGACCCGGCACCTGCGCGAACGCGGTGCGATGCGCGTCGGGATCTTCTCCGGCGCGGCCCTCGCCGACGAGGCGACGCTGCTGGAACGGGTCCGCAGCGCACCCGAGATGGTCGGTGCAGCTCTGGCCGATCGGGTGAGCACGAGAGCGCCCTACGTCGTCGAGGCGAAGGGGGAGAAGCGCTTCACCGTGGCGGCCATCGACCTGGGGATCAAGACCTCGACCCCGGCCAGCCTCGCCGAGCGCGGCATCGAAGTCCACGTCCTGCCGGCGACGTCGACGATGGACGACGTGCGCGCCGTCGCTCCGGACGGGCTCTTCTTCTCGAACGGCCCGGGTGACCCGGCCACCGCCGGACAGCAGATCGAGCTGCTCACACAGGCGCTGCAGGAGGGACTGCCCTACTTCGGGATCTGCTTCGGCAACCAGCTCTTCGGCCGCGCGCTGGGCTTCGATACCTACAAGCTGAGGTACGGGCACCGCGGCATCAACCAACCGGTGATGGACCGCTCGACCCGCAAGGTCGAGATCACCGCCCACAACCACGGTTTCGCCGTCAAGGCTCCCCTCGACGGGGCGACGTCGACCCCCTTCGGCACCGTCACGGTCAGCCACGTCTGCCTCAACGACGACGTCGTCGAGGGCCTGGAACTACGCAGTGCTGCGGGCCGGCTGCTGGCCTTCTCCGTCCAGTACCACCCCGAGGGGTCGGCCGGCCCGCGTGATGCCGGCTACCTCTTCGACCGCTACGTCGACCTGCTGGAGACCACCAGCACCACGACCACCAAGGAGAACCAGGCCTGA
- the rpoZ gene encoding DNA-directed RNA polymerase subunit omega, with translation MSGTKANPIGITKPPIDDLLERADSKYALVIYGAKRARQINAYYSQLQEGLLEYIGPLVDAQVHEKPLSIALREIDEGLLTKEASKPADATVESIVDIPATDEV, from the coding sequence GTGTCCGGTACCAAGGCCAATCCCATCGGCATCACCAAGCCGCCGATCGACGACCTCCTCGAGCGGGCGGACAGCAAGTACGCCCTCGTGATCTACGGGGCCAAGCGCGCCCGCCAGATCAATGCCTACTACTCGCAGCTGCAGGAGGGCCTGCTCGAGTACATCGGCCCGCTGGTGGACGCGCAGGTCCACGAGAAGCCGCTGTCCATCGCCCTGCGCGAGATCGACGAGGGCCTGCTGACCAAGGAAGCCAGCAAGCCCGCCGACGCCACGGTCGAGTCCATCGTGGACATCCCGGCGACCGACGAGGTCTGA
- the mihF gene encoding integration host factor, actinobacterial type: MVDAPVSLDPGVLVPVPSLSAQQRVHALTSATAARRERAAVKRRLKQGSVTIGQVIAEGADDPAIAKLKVLELLQSMPGVGEVRAGRLMDEHRIARSRRVRGLGPHQIRALVERFERP, encoded by the coding sequence ATGGTGGACGCACCCGTCTCGCTCGACCCCGGAGTGCTCGTGCCCGTCCCCTCGCTGAGTGCGCAGCAGCGTGTGCACGCCCTGACCAGCGCCACAGCTGCTCGTCGTGAGCGTGCTGCCGTCAAGCGTCGGCTCAAGCAGGGGAGCGTGACCATCGGCCAGGTCATCGCCGAGGGCGCCGACGATCCGGCGATCGCGAAGCTGAAGGTCCTCGAGCTCCTCCAGTCGATGCCGGGCGTGGGAGAGGTCAGGGCCGGCCGGCTGATGGATGAGCACCGTATCGCCCGGTCGCGCCGGGTCCGTGGTCTCGGTCCACACCAGATCCGGGCCCTCGTCGAGAGGTTCGAACGCCCATGA
- the carB gene encoding carbamoyl-phosphate synthase large subunit — MPKRDDITSVLVLGSGPIVIGQACEFDYSGTQACRVLREEGIRVVLVNSNPATIMTDPEFADATYIEPITPEVVEKIIERERPDAVLATLGGQTALNAAIALHDAGVLEKYNCPLIGASVEAIQLGEDRQRFKGVVERCGAESARSIICNADDAPAGSTPGQRVSHALERTLAAAEELGYPVVVRPSFTMGGLGSGFAYDEHDLRRMAGAGLRASPTTEVLLEESILGWKEFELEVMRDNVDNVVVVCSIENLDPMGVHTGDSITVAPALTLTDREYQTMRDVGIAVIREVGVETGGCNIQFAINPADGRMIVIEMNPRVSRSSALASKATGFPIAKIAAKMAIGYTLDEVPNDITQETPASFEPTLDYVVVKVPRFAFEKFPAADPTLTTTMKSVGEAMSIGRNFTEALQKALRSIERSGSAFHWDGEEPTIQQARALLEQSRVPTDGRIVQVQQAMRARIDVEEVHEATKIDPWFLDQMAMVNDLAQQVHDADELDPQLLGLAKRHGFSDAQVARLRRMDESVVRGVRHALGIRPVYKTVDTCAAEFAARTPYHYSSYDEESEVEPRERPAVIILGSGPNRIGQGVEFDYSCVHASFALRDAGYDTVMVNCNPETVSTDYDTSSRLYFEPLTLEDVLEVIHVEGRAGPIAGVIVQLGGQTPLGLAKDLKAAGVPIVGTSPEAIDLAEDRGHFGRVLHEAQLNAPKHGTAFSADEAVEIAREIGYPVLVRPSYVLGGRGMEIVYDDTTLSEYVTRAAVASPEHPILVDRFLDDAIEIDVDALYDGNEMYLGGIMEHIEEAGIHSGDSSCTLPPATLGSGELERVREATRRLAEGIGVRGLMNVQFALAQDVLYVLEANPRASRTVPFVAKATGVPLAKAAARVMLGATIADLRSEGMLPKDLDGGSLPARAPMSVKEAVLPFKRFRTAEGEVVDSLLGPEMRSTGEVMGIDADFGAAFAKSQLGTLSTGLPTSGTVFVSVANRDKRAMIFPIKVLMDLGFNILATQGTADVLRRNAVECEVVTKHSERVEGEASVVDRILAGEIDIVFNTPSGQHARADGYAIRAATTAMDKLIITTVQQLGAAVQAIESRINGELDVKPLQEHAYDLDLYGAHQ; from the coding sequence ATGCCCAAGCGCGACGACATCACCAGCGTCCTCGTCCTCGGCTCCGGCCCGATCGTCATCGGGCAGGCCTGCGAGTTCGACTACTCCGGAACCCAGGCGTGCCGCGTCCTGCGCGAGGAGGGGATCAGGGTCGTCCTGGTCAACTCCAACCCTGCGACGATCATGACCGACCCCGAGTTCGCGGACGCCACCTACATCGAGCCGATCACCCCCGAGGTGGTCGAGAAGATCATCGAGCGCGAGCGTCCGGATGCCGTGCTGGCCACCCTCGGGGGGCAGACCGCGCTCAACGCAGCCATCGCCCTGCACGACGCGGGCGTGCTCGAGAAGTACAACTGTCCGCTCATCGGCGCCAGCGTCGAGGCCATCCAGCTCGGCGAGGACCGGCAACGCTTCAAGGGCGTCGTCGAGCGCTGCGGTGCCGAGTCGGCGAGGTCGATCATCTGCAACGCCGACGACGCACCTGCCGGGTCGACGCCGGGCCAGCGGGTCAGCCACGCGCTGGAGCGGACTCTCGCCGCAGCCGAGGAGCTCGGGTATCCGGTCGTGGTGCGCCCCTCATTCACCATGGGTGGCCTGGGCTCGGGCTTCGCCTACGACGAGCACGACCTGCGTCGGATGGCGGGAGCCGGCCTGAGAGCCAGCCCCACCACCGAGGTGCTCCTCGAGGAGTCGATCCTGGGGTGGAAGGAGTTCGAGCTGGAGGTCATGCGGGACAACGTCGACAACGTCGTCGTCGTCTGCTCCATCGAGAACCTCGACCCGATGGGTGTGCACACCGGCGACTCGATCACCGTCGCCCCGGCGCTCACACTGACCGATCGTGAGTACCAGACGATGCGCGACGTGGGCATCGCGGTCATCCGCGAGGTCGGCGTGGAGACCGGCGGGTGCAACATCCAGTTCGCGATCAACCCGGCCGACGGGCGGATGATCGTGATCGAGATGAACCCGCGCGTCTCGCGCTCCTCGGCCCTGGCCTCGAAGGCCACCGGCTTCCCGATCGCCAAGATCGCCGCGAAGATGGCCATCGGCTACACCCTCGACGAGGTCCCCAACGACATCACCCAGGAGACTCCCGCGAGCTTCGAACCGACTCTCGACTACGTCGTGGTCAAGGTCCCTCGCTTCGCCTTCGAGAAGTTCCCGGCAGCGGACCCGACGCTGACGACGACGATGAAGTCCGTCGGCGAGGCGATGTCCATCGGGCGAAACTTCACCGAGGCGCTGCAGAAGGCGTTGCGGTCCATCGAACGCTCGGGCTCGGCCTTCCACTGGGACGGCGAGGAGCCGACGATTCAGCAGGCCCGGGCGCTGCTCGAGCAGTCCAGGGTCCCGACCGACGGGCGGATCGTGCAGGTCCAGCAGGCCATGCGTGCCCGCATCGACGTCGAGGAGGTACACGAGGCGACGAAGATCGACCCGTGGTTCCTCGACCAGATGGCGATGGTCAACGACCTCGCCCAGCAGGTCCACGACGCGGACGAGCTGGACCCGCAGCTGCTGGGCCTGGCCAAGCGACACGGCTTCTCCGACGCCCAGGTCGCCCGGCTGCGTCGCATGGACGAGTCGGTCGTGCGCGGGGTCCGGCACGCTCTGGGGATCCGTCCCGTCTACAAGACCGTGGACACCTGTGCCGCCGAGTTCGCCGCTCGCACGCCGTACCACTACAGCTCCTACGACGAGGAGAGTGAGGTCGAGCCGCGTGAGCGTCCGGCCGTGATCATCCTCGGCTCGGGGCCCAACCGCATCGGTCAGGGCGTCGAGTTCGACTACTCCTGCGTCCACGCCAGCTTCGCGCTGCGCGACGCCGGGTACGACACGGTCATGGTCAACTGCAACCCGGAGACCGTCTCGACGGACTACGACACGAGCAGCCGCCTGTACTTCGAACCGCTGACGCTCGAGGACGTCCTCGAGGTCATCCACGTCGAGGGCCGGGCCGGACCCATCGCCGGCGTCATCGTCCAGCTGGGCGGTCAGACGCCGCTCGGCCTGGCGAAGGACCTCAAGGCCGCCGGGGTGCCGATCGTCGGGACCTCCCCGGAGGCCATCGACCTCGCCGAGGACCGCGGTCACTTCGGGCGGGTGCTGCACGAGGCGCAGCTCAACGCGCCGAAGCACGGCACCGCCTTCAGCGCGGACGAGGCCGTCGAGATCGCGCGCGAGATCGGGTATCCGGTCCTGGTGCGTCCGTCCTACGTCCTTGGTGGCCGAGGGATGGAGATCGTCTATGACGACACGACCCTGAGCGAGTACGTCACCCGGGCGGCCGTGGCCTCACCGGAGCACCCGATCCTCGTCGACCGCTTCCTCGACGACGCGATCGAGATCGACGTCGACGCGCTCTACGACGGGAACGAGATGTACCTCGGCGGGATCATGGAGCACATCGAGGAGGCCGGGATCCACTCCGGTGACTCCAGCTGCACCCTCCCGCCCGCGACGCTCGGCTCGGGCGAGCTGGAGCGGGTACGCGAGGCGACCCGCAGGCTCGCCGAGGGCATCGGGGTGCGCGGCCTGATGAACGTGCAGTTCGCCCTTGCCCAGGACGTCCTATACGTCCTCGAGGCGAACCCGAGGGCCTCCCGGACGGTCCCGTTCGTGGCGAAGGCGACCGGCGTGCCGCTGGCCAAGGCCGCAGCCCGGGTCATGCTCGGCGCCACCATCGCGGACCTGCGCTCGGAGGGCATGCTCCCGAAGGACCTCGACGGTGGCTCGCTGCCGGCGCGGGCACCGATGTCGGTCAAGGAGGCCGTGCTGCCCTTCAAGCGGTTCCGCACCGCCGAGGGCGAGGTCGTCGACTCCCTCCTCGGCCCGGAGATGCGCTCGACCGGTGAGGTGATGGGGATCGACGCCGACTTCGGCGCCGCCTTCGCGAAGAGCCAGTTGGGCACGCTCTCCACCGGCCTGCCGACCTCGGGGACGGTCTTCGTCTCGGTCGCCAACCGCGACAAGCGGGCGATGATCTTCCCGATCAAGGTCCTCATGGACCTCGGCTTCAACATCCTCGCCACCCAAGGGACGGCGGACGTGCTGCGACGCAACGCCGTCGAGTGCGAGGTCGTGACCAAGCACTCCGAACGCGTCGAGGGGGAGGCGAGCGTCGTCGATCGGATCCTCGCCGGCGAGATCGACATCGTCTTCAACACCCCCTCCGGCCAGCACGCCCGGGCGGACGGCTACGCCATCCGTGCGGCGACGACGGCGATGGACAAGCTGATCATCACGACCGTCCAGCAGCTCGGCGCGGCGGTCCAGGCCATCGAGTCGCGGATCAACGGTGAGTTGGACGTCAAGCCGCTGCAGGAGCACGCCTACGACCTCGACCTGTACGGAGCCCACCAGTGA
- a CDS encoding dihydroorotate dehydrogenase electron transfer subunit, whose amino-acid sequence MTRTIAAREGAGVVQVEAEVIGNVAAGGYRHLTLVTPGLAELARPGQFVALSVGDGTSSMLLRRSFSIHKVSPAGTYGGTTEIVVAAHGEGTRILTALEPGENVGVIGPLGRGFPLPSQPVPCILVGGGYGSAPLFWLAEQLRERGCAVEIVLGAASADRLFGVVEARRVGDGVTVTTDDGSVGTRGWVSDVVPELIERSGAAVVYGCGPMGMLSSLSAIADEHGIVAQVAVEEAMACGVGICMTCVMPVRDESGTTSMVRSCLDGPVFRGDRVRWEAFDDGYCRVPEDTVGAPKAVR is encoded by the coding sequence GTGACCCGCACCATCGCCGCCCGCGAAGGCGCCGGGGTGGTGCAGGTCGAGGCCGAGGTGATCGGCAACGTCGCCGCCGGCGGCTATCGGCACCTCACGCTCGTCACGCCCGGCCTGGCCGAGCTGGCGCGCCCGGGGCAGTTCGTCGCCCTGTCCGTCGGTGACGGCACGAGCTCGATGCTGCTGCGCCGCAGCTTCTCCATCCACAAGGTCTCCCCGGCGGGGACCTACGGCGGTACGACGGAGATCGTCGTCGCCGCGCACGGGGAGGGCACCCGGATCCTGACCGCACTGGAGCCGGGGGAGAACGTCGGAGTCATCGGCCCACTCGGGCGGGGCTTCCCGCTCCCCTCGCAGCCCGTGCCGTGCATCCTCGTCGGCGGCGGATACGGCTCGGCTCCACTCTTCTGGCTCGCGGAGCAACTGCGCGAGCGTGGCTGCGCGGTCGAGATCGTCCTCGGCGCGGCGTCTGCGGATCGTCTCTTCGGAGTCGTGGAGGCACGTCGGGTCGGTGACGGGGTCACCGTCACCACGGACGACGGCTCGGTCGGGACCCGGGGCTGGGTCTCCGACGTCGTCCCCGAGCTGATCGAGCGGTCCGGCGCCGCAGTGGTCTACGGCTGCGGACCGATGGGGATGCTGAGCTCCTTGAGCGCCATCGCCGACGAGCACGGCATCGTCGCGCAGGTCGCCGTCGAGGAGGCCATGGCCTGCGGCGTCGGGATCTGCATGACCTGCGTGATGCCGGTGCGCGACGAGTCGGGGACGACGAGCATGGTCCGCAGCTGCCTGGACGGTCCCGTCTTCCGTGGCGACCGCGTGCGGTGGGAGGCCTTCGATGATGGGTACTGCCGTGTCCCCGAGGACACCGTCGGCGCGCCGAAGGCGGTGCGCTGA